A genomic stretch from Telopea speciosissima isolate NSW1024214 ecotype Mountain lineage chromosome 7, Tspe_v1, whole genome shotgun sequence includes:
- the LOC122668304 gene encoding disease resistance protein RPP8-like encodes MARAVLSMIDEFTDTISQAKSQLDIESEVQLIVQPTHSELLAIRRFLEDQDGGSDNEDTARKKHYADLESAIHEAEDAIMNYVLRTARARRRKTLFKIYAPCKDSGSRKNFHKEISPILERIKGFKEKYKESSSHYSGGKTFKLSDWIRSSVEFDEPEDLEYLSNTVVGLEKDLRSLEEKLLAERNSHSIVSVLGIQGIGKTTLAWQVYKNSSVVYHFQCKAWVCASAMDNDLEDIWKDICKQIKEFHWNKRYLIVIDDVCDLQLWTELREKITLKESGGGSSIILTTRDAGVAYSADCSPHRMKVLNEADSWKLFKKKVFIAPWQLGNESDDKYTTDPNQSPIPLPAELEDLGKKMVKKCGGIPYLIVELANLLSSTNANTLEWSCVLNGTDTHLSQEQLPWFNLSSSVDEILPLHVKQFLHLFPTKTKIPERRLRLSWAAEGSFGLWQQSDSGNSGGMEEEAASRWMQDLKDLNLIQPAKVSFIGITKAYCIPHDLPLLQILKAGRGGTIGSSHDDGKGWIYRIADHCDNNIHSHRIHCSMNSSEDLEPYRTLRSFWCFNYPGGYKHGQEVGSFLRRCINNNHLLFLRVLDLEGVYKPSLSKEIGELINLQYLGLRWTYLDTLPSSLEKLHNLQTLDTKHTDIASYPMIQDMKRLQYLYLNERHSSGLVSQLSSLTDLKTLSGVIVDNLSPVKDGLDKLTKLKKLRLTCRGLTQPQKQEMAEWIGKLQNLQTVKLTSKDHEPKMTPSSSLLKNLRNEQLSRMYLRGRWEDKLEFCHNFGSNLTALTFSLTELTEDPMPTLEGLTNLKLVCLFSKSYTGNRMHCSSGKFKELRVLRIWRLENLEVLTVEPGAMAQLEELEIRSCKKLKMLPNVPEGALPELRLTDMPKDFISNVVKGGDCQKVAHLSSVIIEDWLPSFNTSVKLYTGRNSVFDQGQLLEKLFQRDRFQVINLIQLTLSETKLEQDPMPVLEKLPELMVLTLSSKSFKGKRMGCSQGGFKKLQRLTIQELEELEELIVVDGAMPKLDELEIISCKNLKVLREVLKRLKFSKMPKEFTEKFKADKRVTIEDL; translated from the exons ATGGCCAGAGCTGTTCTTTCCATGATAGACGAATTTACGGACACGATCAGTCAGGCAAAGTCCCAATTGGATATCGAAAGCGAAGTCCAGTTGATAGTCCAGCCGACCCACAGTGAACTTTTGGCTATCCGGAGATTCTTAGAAGATCAAGATGGAGGGTCTGATAACGAAGATACTGCAAGAAAAAAGCACTATGCGGACTTGGAGAGCGCCATTCATGAGGCAGAAGACGCCATAATGAACTATGTACTCAGGACAGCACGTGCCAGGAGAAGGAAGACACTCTTTAAGATTTATGCCCCCTGTAAAGATTCTGGATCTCGTAAAAACTTTCACAAGGAGATCAGTCCGATATTAGAGAGGATCAAGGGTTTTAAAGAGAAGTATAAAGAATCTTCAAGCCATTACTCGGGAGGAAAGACATTTAAACTGTCAGATTGGATACGCTCTTCCGTTGAATTTGATGAACCAGAGGATCTTGAGTATCTAAGTAATACTGTTGTTGGTTTGGAGAAGGATCTGAGGTCTCTGGAAGAAAAGTTGTTGGCCGAGCGCAACAGCCACAGTATAGTATCAGTTCTTGGAATTCAAGGCATCGGAAAGACAACGCTGGCATGGCAGGTTTATAAAAACAGTTCTGTGGTTTATCATTTTCAGTGTAAGGCATGGGTTTGTGCATCTGCAATGGACAATGATTTGGAAGACATTTGGAAGGATATTTGTAAACAAATTAAGGAATTCCATTGGAACAAGAGGTATCTGATAGTAATTGATGATGTTTGTGATCTTCAACTCTGGACTGAACTGAGAGAGAAAATTACTCTAAAAGAGAGTGGAGGCGGAAGCAGCATTATCCTCACAACTCGGGATGCAGGGGTTGCTTATTCTGCCGACTGCTCACCACACCGAATGAAGGTACTAAATGAAGCAGATAGCTGGAAGTTGTTCAAGAAGAAGGTATTCATAGCTCCCTGGCAACTCGGCAATGAAAGTGACGACAAGTACACAACAGATCCGAATCAGtctcccatccctctccctGCAGAGTTGGAAGACCTTGGAAAGAAGATGGTGAAAAAATGTGGAGGAATCCCCTATTTAATTGTAGAATTGGCAAATTTATTGTCCTCCACGAATGCAAACACTTTGGAGTGGTCATGTGTGCTCAATGGCACAGATACACATCTCAGTCAAGAGCAACTCCCTTGGTTTAACTTGTCATCCTCTGTTGATGAAATCCTACCTTTACATGTGAAACAGTTCTTGCATCTGTTTCCTACAAAGACCAAAATCCCCGAAAGGAGGTTGAGACTGTCATGGGCTGCAGAGGGTAGTTTTGGTTTATGGCAGCAGAGCGATTCTGGAAATTCTGGCGGCATGGAGGAAGAAGCAGCTTCGCGGTGGATGCAAGACTTGAAAGATCTCAACTTAATTCAGCCTGCGAAAGTCAGTTTTATTGGGATAACCAAGGCATACTGCATTCCCCATGATCTTCCGCTGCTTCAGATCTTAAAAGCTGGCCGAGGAGGTACCATCGGATCTTCTCATGATGATGGTAAGGGTTGGATTTATAGAATTGCTGATCATTGTGACAACAACATCCATTCACATCGCATTCACTGTAGCATGAATTCATCTGAAGACTTAGAACCTTACAGAACTCTCCGTTCTTTCTGGTGCTTCAATTATCCAGGAGGATATAAACATGGGCAAGAAGTAGGGAGCTTTCTTAGGAGATGCATCAATAATAACCATTTGTTGTTTCTTAGGGTGCTTGATCTAGAGGGTGTGTATAAACCTAGTCTATCTAAGGAAATAGGTGAGCTAATTAACTTGCAGTACCTTGGATTAAGATGGACTTACTTGGACACACTTCCTTCATCCCTCGAAAAGTTGCACAACCTTCAAACTCTGGATACAAAACATACTGACATTGCTTCTTACCCCATGATTCAGGATATGAAAAGGCTACAATACCTTTACCTGAACGAGAGGCACAGCAGCGGACTCGTTTCACAATTGAGTTCCTTGACTGACCTCAAAACCTTATCAGGGGTAATTGTAGATAATTTGAGTCCTGTGAAGGATGGTCTAGACAAGTTAACAAAACTTAAAAAACTGAGATTGACATGCCGGGGGTTAACTCAGCCTCAGAAACAAGAAATGGCTGAGTGGATTGGGAAACTGCAAAACCTTCAGACGGTGAAGTTGACATCCAAAGACCATGAACCGAAGATGACCCCTTCAAGTTCGTTGTTGAAGAACCTCAGAAATGAGCAACTCTCACGCATGTATTTGCGGGGGCGGTGGGAAGACAAGTTAGAATTCTGCCATAACTTTGGGTCGAACCTCACTGCACTCACCTTTTCTCTGACCGAACTAACCGAAGATCCAATGCCAACACTGGAGGGGCTAACCAATCTAAAGctagtttgtttgttctccaaatCCTACACCGGCAACCGTATGCATtgctcatcaggaaagttcaAAGAGCTTCGAGTCCTAAGAATATGGAGACTAGAGAATCTGGAGGTATTGACTGTGGAGCCTGGAGCTATGGCACAGCTTGAAGAATTAGAGATCAGATCCTGCAAAAAGTTGAAGATGCTTCCAAATGTACCAGAGGGCGCCCTCCCTGAATTGAGGTTAACTGACATGCCTAAGGATTTCATCAGTAATGTTGTTAAAGGGGGTGATTGTCAAAAGGTTGCTCATCTAAGCTCTGTCATCATAGAAGACTGGTTACCCTCTTTTAATACTTCAGTTAAGCTGTATACTGGAAGGAATTCTGTCTTTGATCAG GGACAGTTGTTAGAAAAGTTATTTCAGCGTGACAGATTCCAAGTAATTAACCTCATTCAGCTCACCTTGTCTGAGACCAAATTAGAACAAGACCCAATGCCAGTACTAGAGAAGCTGCCCGAGTTAATGGTTCTTACCTTATCATCCAAATCCTTTAAAGGCAAACGTATGGGTTGCTCACAGGGAgggttcaagaaacttcaaagACTAACTATTCAGGAGCTAGAGGAACTGGAGGAATTGATTGTGGTGGATGGAGCAATGCCGAAACTTGATGAATTGGAAATCATATCCTGCAAAAACTTGAAGGTGCTCCGTGAAGTACTCAAGAGATTGAAATTCTCTAAAATGCCCAAGGAGTTCACTGAAAAGTTTAAAGCTGACAAAAGAGTCACCATAGAAGATTTGTAG
- the LOC122668305 gene encoding two-component response regulator ORR10-like, translating into MGMAAEAQFHVLAVDDSIIDRKLIERLLKNSSYHVTTVDSGSKALEFLGLHEDNQRNSNPPSVISHNQEMEINLIITDYCMPGMTGYDLLKRIKESSSLKNIPVVIMSSENVPSRISRCLEDGAEEFFLKPVQLSDMKKLRPHLLKGKFMERQHHKQSQQQPNNKRKAMEEGLSGGLSPERTRPRYTKCSET; encoded by the exons ATGGGCATGGCAGCAGAAGCTCAGTTTCATGTCTTAGCAGTTGATGATAGCATCATAGACAGAAAACTGATTGAGAGGCTCCTGAAGAACTCATCTTATCATG TTACTACAGTGGATTCGGGGAGCAAAGCTTTAGAGTTTCTGGGTTTACATGAGGATAACCAGAGAAACTCAAACCCACCTTCTGTTATTTCACATAATCAG GAAATGGAAATAAATCTCATCATAACAGACTACTGTATGCCTGGAATGACAGGCTATGATTTGCTCAAAAGAATCAAG GAATCTTCATCCTTGAAAAACATTCCAGTTGTCATCATGTCCTCTGAGAATGTACCATCTAGGATTAGCAG ATGCTTAGAAGATGGAGCAGAGGAATTCTTTCTTAAACCAGTACAGTTATCAGATATGAAAAAGCTTCGACCCCATCTTCTTAAGGGGAAGTTTATGGAGCGACAACACCATAAACAATCACAACAACAACCCAACAACAAGAGAAAGGCCATGGAAGAAGGCCTCTCAGGTGGCCTTTCACCTGAAAGAACCAGGCCAAGATACACTAAGTGTAGTGAGACATAG